From Halanaeroarchaeum sulfurireducens, a single genomic window includes:
- a CDS encoding presenilin family intramembrane aspartyl protease PSH, with amino-acid sequence MDQRARVAVAVLGAAAFFLVVQFGALALAGPFEEAGYQSVEDPQNPLNSVLYLGVILVATVVMLALMRYGRTTALRGVLVLTSGLIVGYVFSVAVPPLVVDAFGSVNLSPWIGGGAVAAGLLFYPEWWVIDLSGLLMGMGAAALFGISFGLLPALLLLTALAVYDAISVYGTKHMLTLASGVMELRVPVLVVIPTTPDYSFIDEASEMAESVGEETTDTESEPETEEFDRDAIFIGLGDAVIPSILVASAGVFLETPTVFGIEVAPLGAIVGTMLGLFVLLWMVLKGKAHAGLPLLNGGSIAGYLVAALASGIPLVTALGLDGWL; translated from the coding sequence ATGGATCAACGGGCGCGAGTCGCAGTTGCCGTCCTCGGTGCCGCCGCGTTCTTCCTCGTCGTCCAGTTCGGCGCGCTCGCCCTCGCCGGACCGTTCGAGGAGGCAGGCTATCAGTCCGTCGAGGATCCACAGAATCCGCTGAATAGCGTCCTCTACCTGGGCGTGATCCTCGTCGCGACGGTCGTCATGTTGGCACTCATGCGGTACGGCCGAACGACCGCTCTTCGGGGGGTCCTCGTGTTGACGAGCGGCCTCATCGTTGGATACGTGTTTTCCGTGGCCGTTCCGCCCCTGGTCGTCGACGCGTTTGGCTCCGTCAATCTCTCGCCGTGGATCGGTGGTGGTGCGGTCGCCGCCGGTCTCCTCTTCTATCCCGAATGGTGGGTCATCGACCTGTCCGGTCTCCTTATGGGGATGGGTGCGGCAGCGCTGTTCGGCATTTCGTTCGGACTCCTGCCGGCCCTCCTGTTGTTGACCGCGCTCGCCGTCTACGACGCCATCTCCGTCTACGGGACGAAACACATGTTGACGTTGGCCTCGGGTGTGATGGAACTGCGCGTGCCGGTTCTCGTCGTCATTCCCACGACGCCGGACTACTCGTTCATCGACGAGGCCTCGGAGATGGCCGAGTCGGTGGGCGAGGAGACGACAGACACCGAATCCGAACCCGAAACCGAGGAGTTCGACCGCGACGCCATCTTCATTGGGCTCGGTGACGCCGTGATTCCATCGATCCTGGTCGCGAGCGCGGGCGTATTCCTCGAGACCCCGACCGTGTTCGGGATCGAGGTCGCGCCGCTTGGGGCCATCGTGGGAACCATGCTCGGATTGTTCGTGTTGCTCTGGATGGTCCTCAAGGGGAAAGCACACGCCGGTCTCCCGCTGTTGAACGGCGGCTCGATCGCGGGCTACCTCGTCGCGGCCCTCGCGTCGGGCATCCCGCTCGTGACCGCCCTGGGTCTCGACGGGTGGCTCTAA
- a CDS encoding H/ACA ribonucleoprotein complex subunit GAR1, translating into MRRAGTVVRLAQGLIVVRAAGSDHADIGASLVDETLADVGRVVDVFGPVEAPYLAVTTDSDVHPPTLLGEPLYLR; encoded by the coding sequence ATGCGACGGGCAGGAACAGTCGTCCGACTCGCTCAGGGGTTGATCGTGGTGCGAGCAGCGGGGAGCGACCACGCCGATATCGGCGCCTCCCTCGTCGACGAGACCCTCGCCGACGTCGGTCGCGTCGTGGACGTGTTCGGACCGGTCGAGGCACCGTATCTCGCTGTGACGACCGACAGCGATGTCCACCCACCGACGCTTCTCGGCGAGCCGCTCTACCTCCGGTGA
- the srp19 gene encoding signal recognition particle subunit SRP19 — protein MVENIIWPAYLDADRSRSDGRRVAESLAVESPTVDEIAKAVQQVGYDAIIERDQAYPRRPWAADGRVLVQGADDASKSDLVQAVAAYVQALRE, from the coding sequence ATGGTCGAGAACATCATCTGGCCCGCCTACCTCGACGCCGATCGATCCCGATCGGACGGTCGGCGCGTGGCCGAATCGTTGGCTGTCGAGTCCCCGACGGTGGACGAGATCGCGAAGGCGGTCCAGCAGGTCGGATACGACGCCATCATCGAACGTGACCAGGCCTACCCCAGGAGGCCGTGGGCGGCCGACGGACGCGTCCTCGTTCAGGGGGCGGACGACGCGAGCAAGAGCGACCTCGTCCAGGCGGTCGCGGCGTACGTCCAGGCACTCCGCGAATAG